A section of the Oncorhynchus keta strain PuntledgeMale-10-30-2019 chromosome 15, Oket_V2, whole genome shotgun sequence genome encodes:
- the LOC118376098 gene encoding dnaJ homolog subfamily B member 4-like → MGKDYYKILGIVKGAADEDIKKAYRKQALKWHPDKNKAANAEEKFKEIAEAYEVLSDPKKREIYDQYGEEGLKGGGGPGNGPDGQGSNFTSYTFHGDPHATFATFFGGANPFEMFFGRKANGRGPGGGDDEDMEVDGNDPFGSFTSFNLNGFPRDRPVGIGGQQRRKQDPAVHHELRVSLEEVFHGCTKRMKISRKRMNPDGRTMRTEDKILTIEIKRGWKEGTKITFPREGDESPNTIPADIVFVIKDKPHMHFRREGSDIVYPVKVSLRQSLCGCSVTVSTIDGKTCNMKITDVIKPGMKQTVAGQGLPLPKNPEQRGDLVVEFDVNFPENLPSNAKDVLKRHLPVS, encoded by the exons ATGGGGAAAGACTATTATAAAATCCTTGGGATAGTGAAAGGAGCGGCTGACGAGGACATTAAAAAGGCGTACAGAAAACAGGCTCTGAAATGGCACCCGGACAAAAACAAAGCGGCCAACGCCGAGGAGAAATTTAAGGAGATCGCCGAGGCATATGAAGTCCTCAGTGATCCGAAGAAAAGGGAGATCTATGATCAGTATGGAGAAGAAG GTCTCAAAGGGGGTGGCGGCCCCGGCAACGGTCCAGACGGACAGGGCAGCAACTTCACCTCTTACACGTTCCACGGCGACCCCCATGCTACCTTCGCCACCTTCTTCGGCGGCGCCAACCCGTTCGAGATGTTCTTCGGCCGCAAGGCCAACGGACGCGGTCCGGGCGGCGGGGACGACGAGGACATGGAGGTGGACGGCAACGACCCGTTCGGTTCGTTCACCTCGTTTAACCTCAACGGGTTCCCTCGGGACCGTCCCGTGGGGATTGGTGGGCAGCAGAGGAGGAAGCAGGACCCGGCCGTTCATCACGAGCTGCGGGTATCGCTGGAGGAAGTGTTTCATGGTTGCACCAAGAGGATGAAGATCAGCAGGAAGAGGATGAACCCTGACGGACGGACCATGAGGACGGAGGATAAGATTCTCACCATAGAGATTAAGAGAGGGTGGAAGGAGGGGACCAAGATCACGTTCCCCAGAGAAGGAGACGAGTCGCCCAATACCATCCCTGCTGATATCGTGTTCGTCATCAAGGACAAGCCCCACATGCACTTTAGAAGGGAGGGGTCGGACATCGTGTACCCGGTGAAAGTTAGTCTACGACAG tcGTTGTGCGGCTGCTCTGTGACGGTGTCTACGATAGACGGGAAGACATGTAACATGAAGATCACGGATGTGATAAAGCCAGGCATGAAACAGACTGTAGCAGGACAGGGCCTCCCCTTACCCAAGAACCCCGAGCAGAGAGGTGACCTGGTGGTGGAGTTTGATGTCAACTTTCCAGAGAACCTCCCCAGCAACGCCAAGGATGTCCTGAAGAGGCATTTACCTGTATCCTAG